From the genome of Acipenser ruthenus chromosome 14, fAciRut3.2 maternal haplotype, whole genome shotgun sequence, one region includes:
- the LOC117419728 gene encoding uncharacterized protein LOC117419728 isoform X2, with translation MKRCTKEQIENEVDKARASITKHLWEGRVYEFSELRDIITKDEELANLIQLLESRGCFVRNKPSATMAGQTVPQQAVVLPTASTQEDMEEDMDTVEPQDPLFSPETGIRWEGKLRKTMKEHGLYEKHNTDSDLLSGFKKYLRDDHGIPNCKQEVDNVARFLYFMDPQEPGLQFVRDMEKTRSFFTKLSHIGLKKQTVANYLKNLKRFLRYIIYNTTLRSTDTLLHRDCRAYRSDLGDFQKSIGKQMSKEITGKRYTQMAKSSQTPQDCLRILHVAKKDFLEAIAKGTLNEELDTSQSLLILYYLQSLLMLKHLQRAGVVKNMKVSEWVKREECVLTTGGDRSRFFVIAAKVHKTATQQVATFSLNEEEQHWFHIYFTQIRTRFLNSLLMAEDDPANDKFFISTSGNPIYNPSNDMMRLHKKYNVPNVTGQVARHTFETAPKCGFTNEEKSIIADYLAHTTATSEKHNRYGQPENICRAATLLSKLARVGDSSRSDAESALSSTHTRSVATSGTCPEMSELDTLNLFIQQHPVSLEGETPKGKIRKVITGVHDRQCCDKWREMQEKMRIDYVLAYFPRRQPSSHQIVKYIEKQGWQNNKPSVEKITELWQPQEAQESIKDNKHIKKLVKSQKWKGLLVTDDGDKGRRVVTTRKFRKGEVVCDYHGTIVTAAEGKEMMKTLSKEEMGCFFFFKNSQGKKLCMHAQTFPCHCHPDRDTFGRQTNHSRKRKNLHPEVHKMDLGGKKEYVILFTALKDLDVNAELLLDYGIGRKSFLGEGRDLVGLEG, from the exons ATGAAAAGATGTACTAAGGAGCAAATTGAGAACGAAGTCGATAAAGCCAGAGCGAGCATAACCAAACATCTTTGGGAAGGCAGGGTGTATGAGTTTAGCGAGCTGAGAGACATAATTACCAAAGATGAAGAGCTTGCAAACCTCATTCAGCTGCTGGAAAGTCGTGGCTGTTTTGTGAGGAACAAGCCATCAGCAACGATGGCTGG ACAAACAGTGCCTCAGCAGGCTGTAGTACTTCCAACTGCTTCCACACAAGAAGACATGGAAGAGGACATGGATACTGTCGAGCCCCAGGACCCCCTCTTCTCAcc GGAAACAGGAATACGCTGGGAGGGGAAACTGAGAAAGACGATGAAGGAGCACGGCCTGTATGAGAAGCACAACACAGATTCGGACTTGCTATCCGGATTCAAGAAATACCTGCGAGATGACCACGGCATTCCAAACTGCAAACAGGAG GTTGACAATGTGGCAAGGTTTCTCTATTTTATGGACCCCCAAGAACCTGGGCTGCAGTTTGTCAGAGACATGGAGAAAACAAGGTCTTTCTTCACCAAACTTTCCCATATTGGTTTGAAGAAACAAACAGTCGCCAACTACTTGAAAAACCTAAAAAGATTCCTGCGATACATCATTTACAACACCACCCTGCGCTCCACAGACACGCTTCTCCATCGCGATTGCAGGGCCTACCGGAGCGACTTGGGGGATTTCCAGAAATCAATCGGCAAACAGATGTCTAAGGAAATCACTGGAAAACG CTATACACAGATGGCCAAATCAAGCCAAACACCACAAGACTGCCTTAGAATTCTTCATGTGGCAAAGAAGGATTTTTTGGAAGCCATTGCCAAAGGCACATTAAATGAGGAACTGGACACCAGTCAGTCACTGCTCATCTTGTACTACCTGCAGTCTCTGTTGATGCTGAAGCATCTTCAGAGGGCCGGTGTTGTGAAAAATATGAAA GTGTCCGAGTGGGTGAAGAGAGAAGAGTGTGTTTTGACGACAGGCGGAGACAGGTCACGCTTTTTTGTCATTGCTGCGAAGGTGCATAAGACGGCAACGCAGCAAGTGGCAACATTTTCATTAAATGAAGAAGAGCAGCAT TGGTTCCATATATACTTTACACAAATCCGTACACGTTTCCTGAATTCCCTTTTAATGGCTGAAGATGACCCCGCCAACGACAAATTCTTCATTTCAACAAGTGGCAACCCTATATACAATCCGTCCAACGATATGATGCGGCTCCATAAAAA aTACAACGTTCCAAATGTAACAGGTCAAGTCGCACGGCACACTTTTGAAACAGCTCCAAAATGTGGCTTCACCAATGAAGAAAAATCTATCATCGCAGATTACTTAGCCCACACAACGGCAACATCAGAAAAGCACAACCGATATGGGCAGCCTGAGAATATCTGCAGAGCTGCCACCCTGCTGAGCAAGCTTGCCAGAGTCGGCGACTCGTCTCG CTCTGATGCAGAAAGCGCACTGTCTTCCACCCACACAAGGAGTGTTGCAACATCAGGCACGTGTCCAGAGATGAGTGAACTGGACACCTTGAATCTCTTCATCCAGCAACACCCAGTATCACTGGAGGGAGAAACTCCAAAGGGCAAAATAAGGAAAGTGATCACCGGAGTGCATGACAGACAGTGTTGCGACAAGTGGAGAGAGATGCAGGAGAAGATGAGGATCGACTATGTTCTTG CTTACTTCCCCAGACGACAACCATCAAGCCATCAGATCGTAAAGTACATCGAGAAGCAGGGATGGCAAAACAACAAACCGTCTGTGGAGAAGATTACTGAGCTTTGGCAGCCCCAGGAAGCACAAGAAAGCATTAAAGACAATAAGCACATCAAGAAGCTGGTGAAATCACAGAAATGGAAGGGACTGCTGGTAACCGATGATGGAGACAAGGGCCGTAGAGTAGTCACAACCAGGAAATTCCGGAAAGGAGAAGTTGTCTGTGATTACCATGGGACCATCGTAACAGCGGCGGAAGGAAAAGAAATGATGAAGACATTGTCTAAAGAGGAAATGGGCTGCTTCTTTTTCTTCAAAAACTCACAGGGCAagaaactgtgcatgcatgcacAAACTTTTCCTTGTCATTGTCACCCTGATAGGGACACGTTTGGCAGGCaaacaaaccactccagaaaGAGGAAAAACCTTCATCCAGAAGTACACAAAATGGATCTGGGAGGAAAAAAAGAGTATGTCATCCTCTTTACAGCCTTGAAAGACCTTGACGTGAACGCTGAGCTTTTGTTAGATTATGGAATCGGTAGGAAGTCTTTCCTGGGAGAAGGAAGAGACTTAGTGGGGTTAGAAGGTTGa
- the LOC117419728 gene encoding uncharacterized protein LOC117419728 isoform X1: MKSKRDPLVCRFCLKLQDRLTTHLQRVCMKRCTKEQIENEVDKARASITKHLWEGRVYEFSELRDIITKDEELANLIQLLESRGCFVRNKPSATMAGQTVPQQAVVLPTASTQEDMEEDMDTVEPQDPLFSPETGIRWEGKLRKTMKEHGLYEKHNTDSDLLSGFKKYLRDDHGIPNCKQEVDNVARFLYFMDPQEPGLQFVRDMEKTRSFFTKLSHIGLKKQTVANYLKNLKRFLRYIIYNTTLRSTDTLLHRDCRAYRSDLGDFQKSIGKQMSKEITGKRYTQMAKSSQTPQDCLRILHVAKKDFLEAIAKGTLNEELDTSQSLLILYYLQSLLMLKHLQRAGVVKNMKVSEWVKREECVLTTGGDRSRFFVIAAKVHKTATQQVATFSLNEEEQHWFHIYFTQIRTRFLNSLLMAEDDPANDKFFISTSGNPIYNPSNDMMRLHKKYNVPNVTGQVARHTFETAPKCGFTNEEKSIIADYLAHTTATSEKHNRYGQPENICRAATLLSKLARVGDSSRSDAESALSSTHTRSVATSGTCPEMSELDTLNLFIQQHPVSLEGETPKGKIRKVITGVHDRQCCDKWREMQEKMRIDYVLAYFPRRQPSSHQIVKYIEKQGWQNNKPSVEKITELWQPQEAQESIKDNKHIKKLVKSQKWKGLLVTDDGDKGRRVVTTRKFRKGEVVCDYHGTIVTAAEGKEMMKTLSKEEMGCFFFFKNSQGKKLCMHAQTFPCHCHPDRDTFGRQTNHSRKRKNLHPEVHKMDLGGKKEYVILFTALKDLDVNAELLLDYGIGRKSFLGEGRDLVGLEG, translated from the exons gAAATCCAAGAGAGATCCTCTGGTGTGCAGATTTTGCCTCAAACTCCAGGATAGATTAACAACTCACCTGCAGAGAGTGTGCATGAAAAGATGTACTAAGGAGCAAATTGAGAACGAAGTCGATAAAGCCAGAGCGAGCATAACCAAACATCTTTGGGAAGGCAGGGTGTATGAGTTTAGCGAGCTGAGAGACATAATTACCAAAGATGAAGAGCTTGCAAACCTCATTCAGCTGCTGGAAAGTCGTGGCTGTTTTGTGAGGAACAAGCCATCAGCAACGATGGCTGG ACAAACAGTGCCTCAGCAGGCTGTAGTACTTCCAACTGCTTCCACACAAGAAGACATGGAAGAGGACATGGATACTGTCGAGCCCCAGGACCCCCTCTTCTCAcc GGAAACAGGAATACGCTGGGAGGGGAAACTGAGAAAGACGATGAAGGAGCACGGCCTGTATGAGAAGCACAACACAGATTCGGACTTGCTATCCGGATTCAAGAAATACCTGCGAGATGACCACGGCATTCCAAACTGCAAACAGGAG GTTGACAATGTGGCAAGGTTTCTCTATTTTATGGACCCCCAAGAACCTGGGCTGCAGTTTGTCAGAGACATGGAGAAAACAAGGTCTTTCTTCACCAAACTTTCCCATATTGGTTTGAAGAAACAAACAGTCGCCAACTACTTGAAAAACCTAAAAAGATTCCTGCGATACATCATTTACAACACCACCCTGCGCTCCACAGACACGCTTCTCCATCGCGATTGCAGGGCCTACCGGAGCGACTTGGGGGATTTCCAGAAATCAATCGGCAAACAGATGTCTAAGGAAATCACTGGAAAACG CTATACACAGATGGCCAAATCAAGCCAAACACCACAAGACTGCCTTAGAATTCTTCATGTGGCAAAGAAGGATTTTTTGGAAGCCATTGCCAAAGGCACATTAAATGAGGAACTGGACACCAGTCAGTCACTGCTCATCTTGTACTACCTGCAGTCTCTGTTGATGCTGAAGCATCTTCAGAGGGCCGGTGTTGTGAAAAATATGAAA GTGTCCGAGTGGGTGAAGAGAGAAGAGTGTGTTTTGACGACAGGCGGAGACAGGTCACGCTTTTTTGTCATTGCTGCGAAGGTGCATAAGACGGCAACGCAGCAAGTGGCAACATTTTCATTAAATGAAGAAGAGCAGCAT TGGTTCCATATATACTTTACACAAATCCGTACACGTTTCCTGAATTCCCTTTTAATGGCTGAAGATGACCCCGCCAACGACAAATTCTTCATTTCAACAAGTGGCAACCCTATATACAATCCGTCCAACGATATGATGCGGCTCCATAAAAA aTACAACGTTCCAAATGTAACAGGTCAAGTCGCACGGCACACTTTTGAAACAGCTCCAAAATGTGGCTTCACCAATGAAGAAAAATCTATCATCGCAGATTACTTAGCCCACACAACGGCAACATCAGAAAAGCACAACCGATATGGGCAGCCTGAGAATATCTGCAGAGCTGCCACCCTGCTGAGCAAGCTTGCCAGAGTCGGCGACTCGTCTCG CTCTGATGCAGAAAGCGCACTGTCTTCCACCCACACAAGGAGTGTTGCAACATCAGGCACGTGTCCAGAGATGAGTGAACTGGACACCTTGAATCTCTTCATCCAGCAACACCCAGTATCACTGGAGGGAGAAACTCCAAAGGGCAAAATAAGGAAAGTGATCACCGGAGTGCATGACAGACAGTGTTGCGACAAGTGGAGAGAGATGCAGGAGAAGATGAGGATCGACTATGTTCTTG CTTACTTCCCCAGACGACAACCATCAAGCCATCAGATCGTAAAGTACATCGAGAAGCAGGGATGGCAAAACAACAAACCGTCTGTGGAGAAGATTACTGAGCTTTGGCAGCCCCAGGAAGCACAAGAAAGCATTAAAGACAATAAGCACATCAAGAAGCTGGTGAAATCACAGAAATGGAAGGGACTGCTGGTAACCGATGATGGAGACAAGGGCCGTAGAGTAGTCACAACCAGGAAATTCCGGAAAGGAGAAGTTGTCTGTGATTACCATGGGACCATCGTAACAGCGGCGGAAGGAAAAGAAATGATGAAGACATTGTCTAAAGAGGAAATGGGCTGCTTCTTTTTCTTCAAAAACTCACAGGGCAagaaactgtgcatgcatgcacAAACTTTTCCTTGTCATTGTCACCCTGATAGGGACACGTTTGGCAGGCaaacaaaccactccagaaaGAGGAAAAACCTTCATCCAGAAGTACACAAAATGGATCTGGGAGGAAAAAAAGAGTATGTCATCCTCTTTACAGCCTTGAAAGACCTTGACGTGAACGCTGAGCTTTTGTTAGATTATGGAATCGGTAGGAAGTCTTTCCTGGGAGAAGGAAGAGACTTAGTGGGGTTAGAAGGTTGa